The Paramormyrops kingsleyae isolate MSU_618 chromosome 11, PKINGS_0.4, whole genome shotgun sequence genome includes a window with the following:
- the mvda gene encoding diphosphomevalonate decarboxylase isoform X2 → MPGDSGHDITMVTCTAPVNIAVIKYWGKRDEDLILPINSSLSVTLHQDQLKSTTTVACSPRFKEDRIWLNGKEENINQPRLQSCLREIRRLVRKRHIDGNVSSSALSSHHKVHICSVNNFPTAAGLASSAAGYACLVYALARLLGAEGELSEVARQGSGSACRSMYGGFVQWRMGTQPDGTDSVAQQVEPESHWPELRVLILVVSAERKPVGSTAGMETSVGTSSLLKHRAESVVPQRMEEMVRAIQQKDFAAFGELTMKDSNQFHATCLDTYPPIFYLNDVSRRIISMVHRYNQHCGETRVAYTFDAGPNAVIYTLQQHVPEFVELLKYFFPTETNGEFLKGLPVSSVTLPEDLTKAIGMEPLPGGIGYIISTKVGPGPQVQEDPSLHLLGPGGMLKVDA, encoded by the exons ATGCCAGGGGACTCGGGACACGACATTACGATGGTGACGTGCACAGCACCGGTAAACATCGCAGTCATAAAGTACT GGGGTAAGAGGGACGAAGATTTAATTTTGCCTATCAATTCATCCTTGAGCGTCACACTGCATCAGGATCAG TTAAAGTCGACGACCACAGTTGCCTGCAGCCCACGTTTCAAAGAGGACCGTATCTGGCTCAATGGCAAAGAGGAGAACATCAACCAGCCTCGATTGCAGTCCTGTCTCCGAGAAA TTCGACGACTTGTTCGGAAGAGACACATCGATGGGAACGTTAGCTCAAGTGCTCTCAGCTCGCATCACAAAGTCCACATCTGCTCCGTGAACAACTTCCCCACAGCAGCCGGCCTTGCCTCCTCCGCCGCTGGCTACGCCTGCCTGG TGTATGCGCTGGCGCGGCTGCTGGGCGCCGAGGGCGAGCTGTCGGAGGTGGCGCGCCAGGGCTCGGGCAGTGCCTGCCGCAGCATGTACGGCGGCTTCGTGCAGTGGCGAATGGGGACGCAGCCCGACGGCACGGACAGCGTGGCACAGCAGGTGGAGCCCGAGTCCCATTGGCCGGAGCTCAGAGTCCTCATCCTGGTG GTCAGCGCAGAGAGAAAGCCAGTTGGGAGCACCGCTGGCATGGAGACCAGCGTGGGAACTAGCAGCCTCTTAAAG CACCGTGCAGAGAGTGTGGTCCCGCAGAGGATGGAGGAGATGGTCCGCGCCATCCAGCAGAAGGACTTTGCAGCCTTTGGCGAGCTCACCATGAAGGACAGCAACCAGTTCCATGCCACCTGTCTGGACACCTACCCGCCCATTTTCTATCTCAATGACGTGTCACGGCGCATAATCAGCATGGTGCACCGCTACAACCAGCACTGCGGGGAGACCCGG GTGGCGTACACGTTCGATGCAGGCCCCAATGCGGTGATCTATACACTGCAGCAGCACGTCCCAGAGTTTGTGGAGCTGCTCAAGTACTTTTTCCCGACGGAGACCAATGGAGA GTTCCTGAAGGGGCTTCCTGTGAGCTCTGTTACGCTGCCTGAGGACCTCACAAAGGCTATTGGAATGGAGCCGCTTCCCGGAGGAATCGGCTACATCATCAGCACCAAg GTCGGCCCAGGTCCTCAGGTACAGGAAGACCCTAGCCTTCATTTGCTGGGACCTGGCGGGATGCTCAAGGTGGATGCGTGA
- the mvda gene encoding diphosphomevalonate decarboxylase isoform X1 gives MPGDSGHDITMVTCTAPVNIAVIKYWGKRDEDLILPINSSLSVTLHQDQLKSTTTVACSPRFKEDRIWLNGKEENINQPRLQSCLREIRRLVRKRHIDGNVSSSALSSHHKVHICSVNNFPTAAGLASSAAGYACLVYALARLLGAEGELSEVARQGSGSACRSMYGGFVQWRMGTQPDGTDSVAQQVEPESHWPELRVLILVVSAERKPVGSTAGMETSVGTSSLLKGISHVISQQTGPTASPQHRAESVVPQRMEEMVRAIQQKDFAAFGELTMKDSNQFHATCLDTYPPIFYLNDVSRRIISMVHRYNQHCGETRVAYTFDAGPNAVIYTLQQHVPEFVELLKYFFPTETNGEFLKGLPVSSVTLPEDLTKAIGMEPLPGGIGYIISTKVGPGPQVQEDPSLHLLGPGGMLKVDA, from the exons ATGCCAGGGGACTCGGGACACGACATTACGATGGTGACGTGCACAGCACCGGTAAACATCGCAGTCATAAAGTACT GGGGTAAGAGGGACGAAGATTTAATTTTGCCTATCAATTCATCCTTGAGCGTCACACTGCATCAGGATCAG TTAAAGTCGACGACCACAGTTGCCTGCAGCCCACGTTTCAAAGAGGACCGTATCTGGCTCAATGGCAAAGAGGAGAACATCAACCAGCCTCGATTGCAGTCCTGTCTCCGAGAAA TTCGACGACTTGTTCGGAAGAGACACATCGATGGGAACGTTAGCTCAAGTGCTCTCAGCTCGCATCACAAAGTCCACATCTGCTCCGTGAACAACTTCCCCACAGCAGCCGGCCTTGCCTCCTCCGCCGCTGGCTACGCCTGCCTGG TGTATGCGCTGGCGCGGCTGCTGGGCGCCGAGGGCGAGCTGTCGGAGGTGGCGCGCCAGGGCTCGGGCAGTGCCTGCCGCAGCATGTACGGCGGCTTCGTGCAGTGGCGAATGGGGACGCAGCCCGACGGCACGGACAGCGTGGCACAGCAGGTGGAGCCCGAGTCCCATTGGCCGGAGCTCAGAGTCCTCATCCTGGTG GTCAGCGCAGAGAGAAAGCCAGTTGGGAGCACCGCTGGCATGGAGACCAGCGTGGGAACTAGCAGCCTCTTAAAG gGTATCAGCCACGTGATAAGCCAGCAGACCGGACCCACTGCCTCCCCACAGCACCGTGCAGAGAGTGTGGTCCCGCAGAGGATGGAGGAGATGGTCCGCGCCATCCAGCAGAAGGACTTTGCAGCCTTTGGCGAGCTCACCATGAAGGACAGCAACCAGTTCCATGCCACCTGTCTGGACACCTACCCGCCCATTTTCTATCTCAATGACGTGTCACGGCGCATAATCAGCATGGTGCACCGCTACAACCAGCACTGCGGGGAGACCCGG GTGGCGTACACGTTCGATGCAGGCCCCAATGCGGTGATCTATACACTGCAGCAGCACGTCCCAGAGTTTGTGGAGCTGCTCAAGTACTTTTTCCCGACGGAGACCAATGGAGA GTTCCTGAAGGGGCTTCCTGTGAGCTCTGTTACGCTGCCTGAGGACCTCACAAAGGCTATTGGAATGGAGCCGCTTCCCGGAGGAATCGGCTACATCATCAGCACCAAg GTCGGCCCAGGTCCTCAGGTACAGGAAGACCCTAGCCTTCATTTGCTGGGACCTGGCGGGATGCTCAAGGTGGATGCGTGA